GACTTTTGCGACTTCAAGGATAACAAGTTGCCGAACTGGTCGCCGGTTGCTGCAGGCTTGGCGGCGCCATTGAGAGTGCTTGACGGGCGGGAGATGTTGTGTGGTGATGCTGTGCCTGATTGGGGGATCGCGGGGCTCGCTCGTAAGCTTGCATACTGAGATGCGAAGTTGGTCGGGTTCAAGGGAGCTGTGGTCGTTGTCGTTGAAGGCTTAGCTGGCTTCTGCCAGTCCTCGCCAAGCAGGTCATCCATCGTGGTTGCAGTCGGAATGCATCAGATTGTGAGAGTCGAGGTTATCGGAAGTTGTACATGGCAAACATGGAAGGTAGTGTGACGGTAGTGGAGAATGACACTGTGCATGTGCTAGTGCTACTGTTGACGTCGGCAGACCCCACCCCATACTGAGCTAAGCTCAAGATGAGCACACTGGAGGGTCTGAAGCGCGGGATGGACGACATGTACAGTAGCTTGCTGGACTTCAGATGAGCCTGTTAACAACACGTTCACACTCCCACCTTGTGATCAATACACCACCATCCTTCATGCTCCGTCTTCCCTGCAACTTTCCAAAATGTTGCGCATTAATGACATCTGCATGCCTAGTCCAACGAGTTCCACCGGTCCGCCTCTTTGATTTCCTTTGCTGACACGTCTGTAAACGACGTGGTATGAGAGAAAGTTGCAATTGAGCGGGTGCATGCGTTGTGTGCGTTGTAAGGCGTGACCAGACGCCATCGAATTTGTCCCGGCTTCGAACATCGTCTCCATGGTGATGTCAATCCAGACAGCACAACAATATATCCCAATGGTGCAATGATCCCCTCGAGGTCAACCATATATGCTCCCAGCCAGCGAAAGCTCGATCAATCTATGCATCCGCGGGCGGTGGGTCCAGCCTCGTGATTCCAGCAGGAAACTCAACAGAGTCCAGTGTCGCAGCATGATACGCATAACCCACAGCATTCGACCACGTCCTCGCGCGCATCACTCCGCCATACCTATTATCATCACCCCGCAGAAAGTTCTCCAGCACCCCTGCGGCATCATGAAGCATTCGGCTCCCTCCCTGAACACCTTGCGGCAGCGCTTGCGCGATCCGATCTGAGCCGCGTACGACTTTGAAGAGGTAGCCGATAATGTATGGGAGCTGTGACTCATCTTCGATGTACGACTCGGTGAAGTACTTGACCAGGTCCGCGTGAAGGTGTGTCTGGAGTGTGCGTAGAAGCTTCAAGCCGCGCTGGTGAAAGCCGAAGTAGTCGAAGAGGAAGTGGAATTCTTCTGCTGCGACGCCTTCGCGGACGATTTGGAGGAGCTGCAATGGTGTGTATTGGCGCTGCACTATCATCTCGCGTGTGAAAGCTTGAAGGTCGACTGCAGGGACACTTGTGCGCTCCGCTTTGCTTGCGACGGAGAGCATTGCAACCATGTTCGGCGTGGTCAGTGCGACGGGCTCGCCGTAGAGGTAGTGCGCTCGCCAGATGTCTTTGACGGGAGATGTGGACTTCAAGCCACGTGGGCCTTTCTTTGATTCCACGATCAGAGCTGGACCGCCTGGACGGCGGTTGCGTGCGAAGTTGCTCGCACTGGCGCCGAGAGCGAGCAGGAAGCGCTTCTGGTATTCGGCAGCGTCGGTCGGTGGAGCACCAACAAATATGCGTTGAGCGCCGTGGACAGATATCAGATAGTCCATGTCTTTCCACTCTGCATCGAGCCCAGCGCTGTGCTTCGCTGCGTTGTACAAGTGTGCTGGGTAGATGACTGAACCCCAGGCAGTGCACAAGTTGATACCACCTGCAAGTCGTCAGTTGAATGGTCCATTGTAAACGGGCTGCGTTGAACATACCATCTTGTAGCATCATGTTGAGTCGGAATACAATCAAGCCGGCCAGAATGGGATTCATGGTGAGCAGCCAGTAAGGCTTTGACCGCACACCTTGATCACGGAATGATCTCGAGAGAGCTTGACCAAGGTCCTGCATGACATCTTTCTGTGTGCAGTCTTTCGCGTAGCGCTGCACTTCCTTGAAGACTTGGTCATTCTGTGCCGGCCAATTGGAGATGTGCCTACTGCGGGAGAAGCGAAAGTAGTCATCAATGGTCTGGGCGACACGGTTACCAGTGGCTTTCAGCTCTTCGAATGCTCTGCTGGCATCTTCTCGCAGCACATGGTGTATGTCGAGGAAGACTTGAGTGGCGAAGATGCCGTACATGGGCATCGCCTCCAGGTCGTTGGCATCCATCATGATTCGAAGGCAAGTTGTGAGACCGTCTTCAGCTGGTATCTCTACCTGGCCGCGGGACAATTTGGTGAACTCTGGCAGAAGTTCCATGAGCACGATGAGATCATCTTTGTGTTGCTGCTCCTCCGATTGCTTGAACCAGTCTTTGCCTCGAGGATCGTAAACGCCGAAATGTCCGTACTTCATGGCAGGTACTGAATTCGGTGCGAGTACATCTGCATATTCGGCGAGCAGGGTACACGCTCTCGCGCAGACAAAGTCGCCGAACTTGTCGCCGTTACCACCCAGGCTTTCCATTTCCACGTAGTTGCTGAGATAGAGgaccaggctaggatagTTGGCTTCCATTGGCAGTGCCTCGAAGAGATCATCAGAGCTGCGTTTCAAGATGCCATAAGCAGTGTCAGTCGTGACTGCCGCACTCATCAAGTTCAGCTTGCCATTACGACAATCCTTCCAGACAGTCATGACGTGGTCCCGAATATCGTTGACGTCTTTGAAGAATGTAAGGATGGCAAAGACATGATGCATGTCATTCTCTTCGAGCTCGTCCTCGGTACCCTCCGATTGCTTTGGCTGAGACTTTGACGCAGGAGCGCTATCGTCGGTGGCAGCATCATCTACTGTCAGAGCTGCACACATGTTCTGAAGGTTGCTTGAGACTGGTGCGGCCGCCTCGTCAGGCTGCAGTATCGCAAGGATCTCCTCCACAGCCGAGATGAAGTATTTGTGGCCAGCGTCTGCAGCTTTCGTGGCCTCATCCTTCTTAGCCTTGGTGAGCTCCGCAAAGTATTGATTGGCTCCTTTGCGCAGACTGATGATGGTTCTTGTGACGGTGACAATGCTCTGCGGGATTCTGATCTTTGGCTCAGAAGAAGCAGCAATCTTGCGAGCAAGAGACGTCAATTCCTGGACCGTGACTCGATACTTGGCCGAGCTGCCCTTCTTCAGTCTCTCTTTGCTGTCAGCGCTGGACAGGAAGCTGAGATCGGCACCGCAGCGTCGTGCATTGTCGATCAGCCATGTGGTGAGTTTCTTGGTGCCCTGCTTGTAAGGCTTGTACGTGCTTGTGTTTGCAGTGCCCTCCCAGGATGCAAGTTAAGCTCACGTGGCTCAGCAGCGTCTCCGCACTGTGCCGCAAGGAGTCTGGCGTCAGGCACGTGCGGGACAATCTTCGGAAGCGTGACTCTGCCGCAGCTTGCGCATTCTGGCCTACATAAGCCTGTGTATGAGCTGCACCAAGGCGTAGACTCTTCACCTTTCACACCTCACCCCTCGACCACCACCACAATGCCGACCGCCGCCCAAGACATTCCCGTCCGCAACGGCAGCTCCAGAGACGCGCTCGCCAGATCCGTGTCCAACTCCTTCAACGCCGCCGAAGCCTCTCTGTCGCGCAGCCCAGAGCTCAGCTTCCACAGCCCCAACCAGAGCTACTCCGGCCCACCGAAAGTGTCAGCAAAGCAGCTGCGACCCTTCCAGACACAGGATGTCAAGGTCCTGCTGCTGGAGAATGTCAACCTGACCGGCCAGTCGATCCTCACAAAGCAAGGCTACCAGGTCGAGGCACTCAAGAGCTCACTGCCAGAGGACCAGCTCATTGAGAAGATCCAACATGTTCACGTCCTTGGTATCCGATCGAAGACACAGCTCACTGCCAATGTGCTCAAGCATGCTAAGAACTTGATTGTGGTTGGCTGCTTCTGCATTGGCACGAATCAGCTCGATCTCAAATTCGCCGCAGAGAATGGTGTTGCCGTCTTCAACTCGCCCTTCAGCAACTCGCGTTCGGTGGCAGAGCAGATGATTGGCTGCATCATATCGCTCGCACGACAGATCGGTGATCGCAACGTGGAAATGCACAAGCGCGTCTGGAACAAGGTCTCTGCTGGCTGCTGGGAAGTAAGAGGAAAGACTTTGGGTATCGTTGGATATGGACACGTCGGTGCACAACTTTCAGTGCTGGCAGAGTCGATGGGCATGAAGGTCATCTACTACGACGTCGTCAACCTCATGAACCTGGGCAGCGCAACGCAGGTACACTCCCTCGATGAACTCCTCCAAGGCGCAGACTTCGTGACACTGCATGTCCCCGAAATCGAAGACACGAAGAACATGATCAGCGGCCCACAACTCGAGAAGATGCGAAACGGCGCATACCTTCTCAACGCCTCGCGAGGAAGCGTGGTCGACATCCCAGCCCTCGTCAAGGCGCTCCAAGACGGCAAGCTCGCCGGCGCAGCAATCGACGTCTTCCCCAACGAGCCAGGCAGCAACGGCGAACACTTCAACACCCAACTCAACGACTGGTCCGACGAGCTCCTCAAGCAAAAGAACGTCATCCTCACCCCCCACATCGGCGGCTCAACAGAAGAAGCACAAGCCGCGATCGGCGTAGAAGTCGCAGACGCTCTCGTCAACTACGTCAACTTCGGCACCACAATCGGTGCCGTCAATATGCCTGAGGTGACCCTCCGCTCCCTCACCCTGGACGAGCCCAACCACGCCCGTGTCGTCTACATCCACAAGAACGTCCCCGGTGTGCTACGCAAAGTCAACGAGATCCTCGGCGACCACAATGTCGACAAGCAGATGACGGATAGCAGGGGAGATGTGGCTTACTTGATGGCTGATATTAGTAATGTCAACGTCTCGGAGATCAAGAACTTGTACCAGAGCTTGGAGGATCTTGGTAGCAGAATCAGGACGCGAGTCTTGTATTAGATGCGTGCAGATACGTCACGGGCGGAACGGCTATAAAAAAACATGGGAGCAAAATGGGCGTCACAAGATCGCAGCGCATGGGGTTTGGCGTTCAACAACGATAGAGTAGCATGATACCACATGGCATTCAACATTGGCGCTTGATCGCCTAAGTTTCAACCATCACCATCGAACCACTGACTTCCAGACCTTCACATCCTCGCACATCGCACCGCAATATTAGACCTCCACTAAACTTCCGCACAACCCTCCACACTCCTCCCTCAACCCTCTCCTGGGCACATGGCTCTTCGCCGCCACCGCACCCCACGCCAGCGGTCTCTCACCAAAGATTGTCGGAAACGGAAAGCTCACCCCAAGAGCCTTCGCCTCCCGCTTCATCCTCCCTTGTTCATCACGAGCGACGCCCGGAGTGAGTTGAGACTGTGCCGACAGCAGCACTCTTCTAGAATACCTCTGGCACCGGAGGACCCCAAACCGAGAGCGCTTCTGGCCCCGCTTGCACTTTTGCAATAGGCGTGTCTCGATTCACCAAGTCTCCATCGGCGTAATGTTCGAGGATGAATTCGTTAGGGTCGAACCAGTAATCGGACTGAGGAGAGTGTAAGTACGGACACTGTGAAGCACAGAAGTGGAGATGTTCACTCACCACCTGACTCCCAAGCACATGTCTCCCCACGCCCCAACACAACTCATACCCCTTCCTCGTCAAATGCTGATGCCCCAGCTGCTGCACATCAAAATCATGCACCTCAAACGCCGCATGCGCCACCGACGGCCGATCCCCCGGCTTCACCATCTTGAAGAAGAAAGCGTGGTGGTCGGTATACTCTTTCCCCCCGATCAACATGGAAGAAACACGTCACGGATTTTTCACCGCGGTAGACAATATCGGATGGTGCCAGGGAGATTACGGTGGTATACCATGAGTACATCTGCTCGTACAAGCCCTCGGGGTACGTCACGCCGTAGTGGCCCCATCGAAACACGGGCGCGGGACCTGGTTCGAAGCGCTGGAATTTTCCTTTTCGGGGTTTGTCGTCTTCGAAGTTGATGATGAGTTTTTGGAGGTGTGGTGGCGAGGCGGTGGTTTCTTGCCAGCCGTGGATAAGGTGCACGGCATGGCCTGCGGGATCTCGAAGAGTTACTGCACGACCGCCGGCTGGGCCTTCGAGGTTTCGGATAGGTCCTTCTGCGTCTTTGAGCTGTGCTGCGCGTTCTAGTTCCGATTCGCCTTCAACCACGTATGCCGCACCACCGAAGGAGGATGAGCCGTTGGGTGATGGCCGGGCAATGTAGATGAATGGTTCCGTTCCGTAGCCCTTGAAGAAGGTTGTGCCGTCTGGGTTTTCGTGCGCAACGTCCAGTCCGAAGTCGCGGAGGAAGTCTTTTACTTTTGGCAGGTTGGCATGGTGGTAATCAACGAAGGCCGTCTTCAAGAGCTTTATTGGGCCAGGCGAGTCTGCCATCGAAGCTGTGCGTGTATACGGTTGTCTTTGATATGACAGTGTGGCCGCGATCCAACTGCGGTTCGGATCCAATATGTGTCCATGCACCTTCAGACGTACTGGCGTAAGTCACCGCCGGTGACTTGGTCCGTGGGACTGCGTACCGGATACTGTGGTACTTCTCAAGCTTGCCTCCGGATCGGGTCTTGCGAATGGGCGAATGTGGTACAGCTTCTGCAAATGGCTGATGTGGTACGAGTCCACTGCGGCAATGATCGTCTGAACATTGTCTGCAAGGTTGATGTCTGCATTGTCGTGAAAGCTGTGTCGCCGAATGCAGGAGCTACAAAATCATATCAACCCTCACTGCTCGTTGTCTTGGGTTGCACTAGACACACCATGTCGACTGGAGACCTCGTGCCCTGGAACCGACTGGTACGATTCGTATCAGCAACGGACGGCCAAAAGAAGTTTGGCGAGCCCATCGTCAGCTCGCCAGATGCCGATATTGCAGCACTGGCTCGGAGTGGGAGTCTAGAGGTTGTGGTTCTCCATGGCGACGACCCGCTGTCTGCTCAGCCTACCGACAAGCGAGACAAGGTCCAGAAGTTGCTGGGTCCGCTGAGAGTCAGCGATGTACCCATCATCCGGTGCATCGGCCTGAACTACAAGACACACATAAAAGAGACCAGAAGAGCGCTACCAGAAGTTCCAACAGTCTTCACCAAGCCCGCACCCAGCATCGCAGACCACGATGCAGCTATACCAATTCCGAAAATCGCCCAGCAGCAGTGCGACTACGAGGGCGAACTGACAGTGCTGATCGGGCGGGATGCCAAAGACGTCAGCGTGGCGGACGCGCTCTCGGTCGTGGCCGCTTACACCGTCGGCAATGATGTCTCGGCGAGGGACTGGCAGCGCGAGCCAGGCAAAGCCGGTGTCGTGCCACAGTGGTCGTTCAGCAAGTCCTTCGACAAGTACGCGCCGCTGGGTCCAGTGCTCGTTGCGCAGAAGTTGCTGGGTGCGGCAGACCAGCAGGAGTTGACGACGAGGGTCAACGGGGCGGTACGACAGTCAGGGAGTACTGGAGATCTTTGCCACGGGGTGCAAGAGCTCGTTGCGTTCTGCTCGCAAGGCCAGACGCTGCAGAGAGGTAGCCTTATCATGACGGGAACTCCTGGCGGTGTGGGCTTGTTCATGAAGCCCCCGACTTTCCTTCAGGATGGTGATGAGGTAGAGGTCGAGGTCTCAGGCATTGGCAAGCTGCGGAATACGATGACGTTCCTGTAGTGTGATGATCATAAGCAGCCAGTGAATATAGATCTTGTGATGGTCCGGCGTTCATCTTTGCATTCACGTAGTCCATATCTCCAGCGTCTTAAGGTCTTATCACCCTTGTCGACGCGTAAGTGCCATAGATGACTGATACGGAGGCCATGGGAAGCTCAAAGATCAGATATGTAAGGTAGCGTGTGGAAAGAGATGTTTAGTGAAGAGGACTTGTTGACTCGACGAAGACTGTGTGTTCTGCTCGCGCGTTCACGTGATGTCGCGCACGAACTCAACTCCTCGACATCCTTCTTTTCCATTCATTGCCCTTCATCTTGCACTACTTTGGTCTCCCCCCTCCATGAACACCCCCCGACGACGAGCACATGTCCAGTCAGATAGTTAGTCTGCGGACGAGCCGTCACATATGGAATCACGTGGCGGGTCCTGCCTTCCACCGATGACACTACGCGGTCCACAATGCATGAATGCCCTATCTGCCATCGAACCTATCAGGCTCGCACGCCGCTGTCCCGTCATATCCACAATCACTCCCCAGACCATCTAGGGCGCCGGCACGCCTGTGAAACCTGTGGGGTGAGTTTCGCTCGCCGGGATCTGCTTAGTCGCCACCAGAACAACAATCACTCAGGGTATATGTCCTCTCGACGACGGACACATACTGCATGTGACCAGTGCCGTAAGGCGCGCATGCGTTGCGATGGGCAAATGCCTTGTTCGGCTTGTCAGGAGCGTTCCAAGTCTTGTCGCTACACCGATGGCCGGTCACGACTGAGCAAAGCCGCTCCTCGCATCCGTCTCGATTCCATGCCCTCCAGCATATCCTCACCTCGCCTTCTACAAACTCAAGACGAGCGGCAGCATGATGGTG
Above is a window of Fulvia fulva chromosome 6, complete sequence DNA encoding:
- a CDS encoding D-3-phosphoglycerate dehydrogenase 2, which translates into the protein MPTAAQDIPVRNGSSRDALARSVSNSFNAAEASLSRSPELSFHSPNQSYSGPPKVSAKQLRPFQTQDVKVLLLENVNLTGQSILTKQGYQVEALKSSLPEDQLIEKIQHVHVLGIRSKTQLTANVLKHAKNLIVVGCFCIGTNQLDLKFAAENGVAVFNSPFSNSRSVAEQMIGCIISLARQIGDRNVEMHKRVWNKVSAGCWEVRGKTLGIVGYGHVGAQLSVLAESMGMKVIYYDVVNLMNLGSATQVHSLDELLQGADFVTLHVPEIEDTKNMISGPQLEKMRNGAYLLNASRGSVVDIPALVKALQDGKLAGAAIDVFPNEPGSNGEHFNTQLNDWSDELLKQKNVILTPHIGGSTEEAQAAIGVEVADALVNYVNFGTTIGAVNMPEVTLRSLTLDEPNHARVVYIHKNVPGVLRKVNEILGDHNVDKQMTDSRGDVAYLMADISNVNVSEIKNLYQSLEDLGSRIRTRVLY
- a CDS encoding Fumarylacetoacetate hydrolase domain-containing protein 2A — encoded protein: MSTGDLVPWNRLVRFVSATDGQKKFGEPIVSSPDADIAALARSGSLEVVVLHGDDPLSAQPTDKRDKVQKLLGPLRVSDVPIIRCIGLNYKTHIKETRRALPEVPTVFTKPAPSIADHDAAIPIPKIAQQQCDYEGELTVLIGRDAKDVSVADALSVVAAYTVGNDVSARDWQREPGKAGVVPQWSFSKSFDKYAPLGPVLVAQKLLGAADQQELTTRVNGAVRQSGSTGDLCHGVQELVAFCSQGQTLQRGSLIMTGTPGGVGLFMKPPTFLQDGDEVEVEVSGIGKLRNTMTFL